In Flavivirga abyssicola, the following are encoded in one genomic region:
- the recJ gene encoding single-stranded-DNA-specific exonuclease RecJ, which translates to MRWTLKPKPETSKIEALQKALQIDSVLATLLLQRGIETYDQAKSFFRPSLDDLHDPYLMKDMDKAVARIEKAIANNENILVYGDYDVDGTTSVALMSTYLKTRYSLVHTYIPNRYDEGYGISYKGINFALENDFTLIIALDCGIKSIEKVAFAKEKGIDFVICDHHRPGDDIPKAAAVLDPKREDCNYPYKELCGCGVGFKLIQALAQKEGKTLDDLTAYLDLVATAIGADIVPITGENRVLAYYGLLVINTNPRPGIRAILSQVEKTELTITDVVFIVAPRINAAGRMKHGNYAVALLTETEEGLAAKYASEINDYNLDRRETDKRITEEALKQIEEQKEQERFTTVVYDETWHKGVIGIVASRLTETYYRPTLVFTKSGEKLAASARSVKDFDVYNALGACSEHLEQFGGHKYAAGLTLKEENYEAFKQAFEDVVAKTIDKNLLVPEIRADIQMDLNQITPKFYRVLKQFAPFGPNNMTPIFMTENLTDTGYGKCVGADKTHLRLTATQPEAGSIVCIGFGMGDKFDLISNKKPFRAVYSIDENEWQGKVSLQLKLRDIK; encoded by the coding sequence ATGCGTTGGACGTTAAAACCTAAACCAGAAACTTCTAAAATTGAAGCCTTGCAAAAAGCGCTTCAAATAGATTCTGTATTGGCAACACTGTTATTGCAGCGCGGTATTGAAACATACGATCAAGCCAAATCTTTTTTCAGACCAAGTTTGGATGATTTGCACGATCCATATTTAATGAAAGATATGGATAAAGCGGTTGCTCGTATTGAAAAGGCCATAGCTAATAATGAAAATATCTTAGTTTATGGCGATTATGATGTAGATGGTACGACCTCGGTGGCTTTAATGTCTACATATTTAAAAACACGATATAGTTTAGTTCATACCTATATTCCAAATAGATATGATGAAGGTTATGGGATCTCTTATAAGGGGATCAATTTTGCTTTAGAAAATGACTTTACACTCATCATCGCTTTAGATTGTGGGATAAAGTCTATTGAAAAAGTCGCGTTTGCCAAAGAAAAAGGGATTGATTTTGTTATTTGTGATCATCACAGACCAGGAGACGATATTCCTAAAGCTGCAGCTGTACTAGATCCTAAACGGGAAGACTGCAATTACCCTTATAAAGAATTATGTGGTTGTGGCGTAGGTTTTAAATTAATCCAAGCTTTAGCACAAAAAGAAGGAAAAACATTAGATGATTTAACGGCGTATTTAGATTTAGTGGCAACAGCCATTGGTGCAGATATTGTTCCCATAACAGGGGAAAACAGAGTATTAGCTTATTATGGACTTTTAGTAATTAATACAAATCCACGACCTGGTATTAGAGCGATTTTGAGTCAGGTTGAAAAGACAGAATTAACAATTACCGATGTGGTATTTATTGTAGCACCAAGAATTAATGCAGCTGGTCGTATGAAGCATGGTAATTATGCCGTGGCTCTATTAACTGAAACAGAAGAAGGCTTGGCGGCAAAATATGCTTCTGAAATTAATGATTATAATCTTGACAGGCGTGAAACAGATAAACGAATTACAGAAGAAGCTCTTAAACAAATTGAAGAACAAAAAGAACAGGAACGGTTTACTACTGTTGTTTACGATGAAACTTGGCATAAAGGTGTTATTGGTATTGTGGCTTCTAGACTAACAGAAACATATTATAGACCAACTTTGGTATTTACAAAAAGTGGAGAGAAATTAGCAGCTTCTGCACGTTCTGTTAAAGATTTTGATGTTTATAATGCCTTAGGAGCATGTAGTGAACACCTCGAACAATTTGGGGGGCATAAATATGCTGCAGGTTTAACATTGAAAGAAGAAAACTATGAAGCTTTTAAACAAGCCTTTGAAGATGTTGTAGCCAAAACCATTGATAAAAACCTGTTAGTTCCTGAAATAAGAGCAGACATTCAAATGGATTTGAATCAAATTACACCAAAATTTTACAGAGTTTTAAAACAATTTGCACCTTTTGGTCCCAATAATATGACCCCTATTTTTATGACTGAAAATTTAACAGATACAGGTTATGGTAAGTGTGTGGGAGCAGATAAAACACATTTACGATTAACAGCTACACAACCTGAAGCAGGCAGTATCGTTTGTATTGGCTTTGGAATGGGTGATAAATTCGATCTGATTTCTAACAAAAAACCTTTTAGGGCAGTGTATTCTATAGATGAAAATGAATGGCAGGGAAAAGTGAGTTTACAATTGAAATTGAGGGATATCAAATAA
- a CDS encoding OsmC family protein: MTNHITTTWLGDMKFESTNPSGHNLFIDAGEENGGKSEGYRPKALMLSALAGCSGLDVASLIKKMKLNVEDFKIDIDANLTEEHPKYYDKLAMHFHFYGADLNEKKLQKAVDLSIEKYCGVMEMFRKFSELSIETHFHNK, from the coding sequence ATGACAAATCACATAACAACAACTTGGTTGGGGGACATGAAGTTTGAAAGTACTAATCCGTCAGGGCATAATTTATTTATCGATGCGGGTGAAGAAAATGGCGGTAAAAGTGAAGGCTATCGCCCTAAAGCTTTAATGTTGTCTGCTTTAGCCGGTTGTTCTGGTTTGGATGTTGCTTCTTTAATCAAGAAAATGAAGTTAAATGTAGAAGATTTTAAAATAGATATTGATGCGAATCTTACTGAAGAACATCCAAAATATTATGATAAATTAGCCATGCATTTTCATTTTTATGGAGCAGACTTAAATGAAAAGAAACTTCAAAAAGCTGTTGATTTATCTATAGAAAAATATTGTGGTGTTATGGAAATGTTCCGAAAATTTTCAGAATTAAGTATAGAAACTCATTTTCATAATAAATAA
- a CDS encoding carboxymuconolactone decarboxylase family protein, translating to MPLVTPLSADHDSETKKLAEFFNETLGFCPNSVLTMQYRPAISKAFINLNKAVMANEGRVTSALKRMIAWVSSNSTGCRYCQAHAIRAAERYGAEQEQLDNIWEYRTHPAFSDAERAALDFSLQASQVPNNVDETIKKRLYEHWNEGEIVEMLGVISLFGYLNRWNDSMGTSIEDGAVESGEKYLEKNGWETGKHR from the coding sequence ATGCCTTTAGTTACACCTTTATCTGCTGATCACGACTCAGAAACCAAAAAACTTGCCGAATTCTTTAACGAAACCTTAGGGTTTTGTCCAAATTCTGTACTTACCATGCAGTACCGCCCTGCCATAAGCAAAGCGTTTATTAATCTAAATAAAGCCGTGATGGCTAATGAAGGCCGTGTAACTTCTGCTTTAAAAAGAATGATTGCCTGGGTAAGCAGTAACTCAACAGGTTGTAGATATTGTCAAGCTCATGCTATTCGTGCTGCCGAACGTTATGGCGCAGAGCAAGAACAATTAGATAATATATGGGAATATCGTACGCATCCTGCGTTTAGTGATGCAGAACGTGCAGCTTTAGATTTCTCTTTACAGGCTTCGCAAGTTCCAAATAATGTAGATGAAACCATAAAAAAACGATTATACGAGCATTGGAATGAAGGTGAAATTGTAGAAATGTTAGGTGTTATTTCCCTATTTGGTTACTTAAACCGTTGGAACGATTCTATGGGAACCTCTATTGAAGATGGGGCTGTTGAAAGTGGTGAAAAATACCTTGAAAAAAATGGTTGGGAAACAGGAAAACATAGATAG
- a CDS encoding toxin-antitoxin system YwqK family antitoxin — translation MNLPTKTARVMLFCMLLSLFNCNEKASKNSDEVTYIPRNSYFVDNHQSVKVYRDNIYRKPMNGHFIVGDKTTKWEEFHIENGILHGDYYFYHKNGEVFMHSMYKNGKLYGQEKTFFTSGKVKKVNNYKNGLLDGKSISYFENGETLSESEFKENKPIASVTYNDKGDIESKMYIEKGQSITQSIKNGKVFKEEIASNYDDFKGVKFYNDDSSLDIYLQMIDEGTETFLVELNEEGKEIKRINFATNPREISKYRKYISSL, via the coding sequence ATGAATTTACCTACAAAAACTGCTAGAGTAATGCTCTTTTGCATGCTCTTAAGTCTATTTAATTGCAATGAAAAAGCAAGTAAAAATAGCGATGAAGTCACGTATATTCCAAGAAACTCTTACTTTGTAGACAATCACCAAAGTGTAAAAGTTTACAGAGACAATATTTACAGAAAACCTATGAATGGCCATTTTATAGTTGGTGATAAAACAACTAAATGGGAAGAATTTCATATAGAAAATGGCATTTTGCACGGCGATTATTATTTCTATCACAAAAATGGAGAAGTCTTTATGCATTCCATGTACAAAAATGGGAAGCTATATGGTCAAGAAAAAACTTTTTTCACTTCCGGAAAAGTGAAAAAAGTCAATAATTATAAAAACGGTTTACTTGACGGAAAATCCATTTCTTATTTTGAAAATGGTGAAACATTGTCTGAATCGGAATTTAAAGAGAATAAGCCTATTGCTTCTGTAACATATAATGATAAAGGGGACATTGAATCTAAAATGTATATAGAAAAAGGGCAAAGCATAACACAATCTATTAAAAACGGAAAAGTGTTTAAAGAAGAAATAGCATCTAATTATGATGATTTTAAAGGCGTAAAGTTTTATAATGACGATAGCTCCCTAGATATCTACTTACAGATGATAGATGAAGGCACAGAGACTTTTTTAGTTGAATTAAATGAAGAAGGTAAAGAAATAAAACGTATTAATTTTGCTACTAACCCAAGAGAAATCTCAAAATACAGAAAATATATAAGTAGTCTTTAA
- a CDS encoding uracil-DNA glycosylase family protein — MDDLLYNIRQCAICSEHLPLGPRPIVAAHPDAKIIIIGQAPGTSVHKTGVPWDDPSGRQLRKWLGVTDEQFYDETKIALIPMGFCYPGKGKTGDLPPRPECAPQWHEPLLDKLPNIELVILIGMYSQKYYLKQEAKKTLTETVANYKEYLPKNYLPLPHPSPRNRFWLTKNPWFDVEVLPELRAKVSRLI; from the coding sequence ATGGATGATTTGCTTTATAATATTAGACAATGCGCAATATGCTCAGAACATTTACCATTGGGGCCTCGTCCTATTGTAGCAGCACATCCAGATGCTAAAATCATTATTATTGGTCAGGCTCCGGGAACAAGTGTTCATAAAACGGGTGTTCCTTGGGATGATCCCAGCGGTAGGCAATTGCGAAAATGGTTAGGTGTTACCGATGAGCAGTTTTACGATGAAACTAAAATTGCCTTAATTCCCATGGGTTTTTGTTACCCAGGAAAAGGAAAGACAGGCGATTTACCACCAAGACCAGAATGTGCTCCGCAATGGCACGAACCGTTATTAGATAAGCTGCCAAATATCGAGCTGGTTATTTTAATAGGCATGTATTCCCAGAAATACTATTTAAAACAAGAGGCAAAGAAAACGTTAACGGAAACAGTAGCGAATTATAAAGAGTACTTACCAAAAAACTATTTACCCTTACCGCACCCATCACCTAGAAATCGGTTTTGGTTAACAAAAAACCCTTGGTTTGATGTTGAGGTATTGCCAGAGCTACGAGCAAAAGTAAGCCGATTAATTTAG
- a CDS encoding HopJ type III effector protein has translation MTIEVFKDKLKNEPKNIEFSETMDIIEANYNFLPVAFTNGALQNKKGENSGSCKLFAFAKAQDLTKEETLACFGTFYFDDVLNDPNGSGHQNIRNFIKTGFDGLSFDEEPLSKK, from the coding sequence ATGACTATAGAAGTATTTAAAGATAAACTTAAAAACGAGCCAAAAAACATCGAATTTTCTGAAACGATGGACATTATTGAAGCAAATTATAACTTTTTACCAGTAGCATTTACAAATGGAGCCTTGCAAAATAAAAAAGGGGAGAACTCTGGGTCTTGTAAGCTGTTTGCTTTTGCAAAAGCACAAGATTTAACAAAAGAAGAAACTTTGGCATGCTTCGGAACGTTTTATTTTGATGATGTATTGAACGATCCTAATGGCTCAGGTCATCAAAATATCAGGAATTTTATTAAAACAGGTTTCGATGGCCTTTCTTTTGATGAAGAGCCACTCAGTAAAAAATAA
- the rsmI gene encoding 16S rRNA (cytidine(1402)-2'-O)-methyltransferase: MSKLYIVPTPIGNLKDITFRAVDILKEVDLILAEDTRTSGKLLKHFEITTHMQSHHMHNEHKTVNSVIQKLKSGTSIALISDAGTPAISDPGFLLTRACIENNIEVDCLPGATAFVPALVNSGLPNDKFVFEGFLPVKKGRQTRLLVLAEETRTIIFYESPHKLVKTLGHFCEYFGEERQVSVSRELTKLYEETVRGTAKEVLEYYTNKPPKGEIVIVVGGKNKM, from the coding sequence ATGAGCAAACTCTATATCGTACCAACACCTATAGGAAATTTAAAAGATATTACTTTTAGAGCTGTTGACATTTTAAAGGAAGTTGATTTAATTCTTGCCGAAGATACGCGTACCTCCGGAAAGCTTTTAAAACATTTTGAAATTACAACACATATGCAATCGCATCATATGCATAATGAGCATAAGACGGTTAATAGTGTTATTCAGAAGTTAAAGAGCGGGACATCCATAGCATTGATTAGTGATGCAGGAACACCAGCAATTTCCGATCCGGGGTTTTTATTAACACGAGCCTGTATAGAAAATAATATAGAAGTAGATTGTCTTCCTGGGGCAACGGCTTTTGTACCTGCTTTAGTGAATTCAGGATTGCCAAACGATAAGTTTGTATTTGAAGGTTTTTTACCTGTTAAAAAGGGACGACAAACACGATTATTAGTGCTGGCAGAAGAAACCAGAACCATTATTTTTTATGAAAGCCCGCATAAATTAGTAAAAACACTTGGTCACTTTTGCGAGTATTTTGGAGAAGAACGGCAAGTATCTGTGTCTAGGGAACTCACAAAGCTTTATGAAGAAACTGTTAGAGGAACCGCAAAAGAGGTTTTAGAATATTATACTAATAAACCACCAAAAGGCGAAATTGTAATTGTTGTTGGCGGTAAGAATAAAATGTAA
- a CDS encoding DoxX family protein, translating into MKINKILYWTCTILLCLLMAYSASMYFTSTEMIKGFFESFNYPTYIVIPLAILKVLGIVMILWRKITWLTEWAYAGFFFDMVLATAAHYYAGHGILGFSLYGLLLIFPSYFLGKQIRA; encoded by the coding sequence ATGAAAATAAACAAAATTTTATACTGGACCTGCACAATACTTCTGTGCTTATTGATGGCGTATTCTGCCTCTATGTATTTTACGAGTACAGAAATGATTAAAGGTTTTTTCGAGAGTTTTAATTACCCAACTTATATCGTGATTCCATTAGCAATATTAAAAGTTTTAGGTATTGTTATGATTTTATGGCGGAAAATTACTTGGTTAACAGAATGGGCTTATGCTGGTTTTTTCTTTGATATGGTATTGGCAACAGCTGCGCATTATTATGCAGGACACGGTATTTTAGGGTTTTCACTTTATGGATTATTACTAATTTTCCCGTCTTATTTTTTAGGAAAACAAATTAGAGCTTAA
- a CDS encoding thymidine kinase has translation MFLENTVNHKEQFGWIEVICGSMFSGKTEELIRRLKRAQFARQKVEIFKPAVDVRYNEEMVVSHDANEIRSTPVPAAANIPILADGCDVIGIDEAQFFDDEIVRVCNDLANKGVRVIVAGLDMDFKGNPFGPMPFLMATADYVTKVHAVCTRTGNLAQYSYRKAKSDNLVLLGEVDEYEPLSRAAYYKAMMRDKVRNMKVKDAEEVTPKSKNSDA, from the coding sequence ATGTTTCTCGAAAATACAGTAAATCATAAAGAACAATTTGGATGGATTGAAGTTATCTGTGGTTCCATGTTTTCTGGAAAAACAGAAGAATTAATCCGAAGACTTAAACGTGCGCAGTTTGCAAGACAAAAAGTAGAGATTTTTAAACCTGCTGTTGATGTGCGCTACAATGAAGAAATGGTGGTCTCGCATGATGCTAACGAAATTCGTTCAACACCTGTTCCTGCTGCAGCTAACATCCCAATTTTAGCAGATGGTTGTGATGTTATTGGTATTGACGAAGCACAATTTTTTGATGATGAAATTGTAAGGGTCTGTAACGATTTAGCCAATAAAGGTGTTCGGGTTATTGTTGCTGGTCTTGATATGGACTTTAAAGGAAACCCTTTTGGACCTATGCCATTTTTAATGGCGACAGCAGATTATGTTACAAAAGTACATGCCGTTTGTACTCGAACTGGTAATTTAGCTCAATATAGTTACCGTAAAGCTAAAAGTGATAATTTAGTACTTCTTGGTGAAGTTGATGAATACGAACCCTTAAGTAGAGCTGCTTATTATAAAGCCATGATGCGTGATAAGGTTAGAAATATGAAAGTTAAAGATGCCGAAGAAGTGACTCCTAAATCTAAAAACTCCGATGCCTAA
- the alr gene encoding alanine racemase: MPKAQETVLEIDFKALKHNFEYLKSKLQNNTRFLAVVKAFGYGSDSCEIANYLQKLGADYFAVAYINEGVALRKAGITKPILVLHPQAVNLKTLIAYSLEPSLYNAKILKEFITIASAEKQNNYPVHIKFNTGLNRLGFQENDIDYITSEVEKTNAIKIASIFSHLAASEDLNEKVFTLNQIASFNTISKTLIDNLTYKPVLHMCNTSGILNYPEAHFDMVRAGIGLYGFGNSEKENKNLIPIATLKTVISQIHNIKKGESVGYNRAFKSNSFLKTATLPIGHADGIGRQYGNGKGFVTIKGQQAPIVGNVCMDMIMVNVSNIDCKEGDEVIIFGKDITAEQLADTTNTISYELITSVSQRVKRVFLK; encoded by the coding sequence ATGCCTAAAGCGCAAGAAACCGTACTTGAAATTGATTTTAAAGCACTTAAACACAATTTCGAGTATCTAAAATCAAAACTCCAAAACAACACCAGGTTTTTAGCAGTCGTTAAAGCTTTTGGCTATGGAAGTGATTCTTGTGAAATAGCTAATTATTTGCAAAAACTAGGGGCTGACTACTTTGCTGTAGCATATATTAATGAAGGCGTGGCCTTGCGCAAAGCTGGTATTACAAAACCTATTTTGGTATTACACCCGCAAGCTGTAAATTTAAAAACATTAATAGCGTATTCCTTAGAACCTAGCTTATATAATGCAAAAATATTAAAGGAATTTATTACTATTGCTTCAGCAGAAAAACAAAATAATTATCCTGTTCACATAAAATTCAATACAGGTTTAAACCGTCTTGGTTTTCAGGAAAATGATATTGATTATATTACCTCAGAAGTAGAAAAAACAAACGCTATAAAAATAGCATCTATCTTTTCTCATTTGGCTGCTAGCGAAGATTTAAATGAAAAAGTATTCACTTTAAATCAAATTGCAAGCTTTAATACCATTTCTAAAACCCTAATTGACAACCTAACTTATAAGCCTGTACTCCATATGTGCAACACTTCGGGAATATTAAATTATCCTGAAGCACATTTTGATATGGTTAGAGCTGGTATAGGGCTTTATGGATTCGGAAATTCTGAAAAAGAAAACAAAAATCTAATTCCTATTGCAACCTTAAAAACAGTAATTTCTCAAATTCACAACATAAAAAAAGGAGAATCTGTTGGTTATAATAGAGCTTTTAAATCTAATTCATTTTTAAAAACAGCCACACTCCCTATTGGTCATGCAGATGGTATTGGTAGACAATATGGAAATGGTAAAGGTTTTGTGACCATAAAGGGGCAACAAGCTCCTATTGTTGGAAATGTTTGTATGGATATGATTATGGTAAATGTATCCAACATAGATTGCAAAGAAGGAGATGAAGTCATTATATTTGGAAAGGACATCACCGCAGAACAATTAGCAGATACCACAAACACAATCTCTTACGAACTAATAACATCTGTTTCTCAACGTGTTAAACGTGTTTTTTTGAAATAA
- the mscL gene encoding large-conductance mechanosensitive channel protein MscL, translated as MLKEFKEFAMKGNLVDIAVGFVMGAAFNKVVASFTGGIVSPLIGLIFNSDFKDLKYVLKEGVANADGVIEGEVSVLWGAFLTNVIDFIIVAFVMFMIVKGVNKMKKKEEPAPEAPTGPSQEDLLAEIRDLLKK; from the coding sequence ATGCTTAAAGAGTTTAAAGAATTTGCAATGAAAGGCAACTTAGTCGACATTGCTGTCGGTTTTGTAATGGGTGCTGCTTTTAATAAAGTAGTTGCTTCATTTACTGGGGGTATAGTATCTCCATTAATCGGATTAATTTTCAATTCAGATTTCAAAGACTTAAAATATGTCCTTAAAGAAGGGGTTGCTAATGCTGATGGTGTTATAGAAGGCGAAGTATCTGTACTTTGGGGAGCTTTCTTAACGAATGTAATTGACTTTATTATTGTGGCATTTGTGATGTTCATGATAGTTAAAGGTGTTAACAAAATGAAGAAAAAAGAAGAGCCAGCTCCAGAAGCACCCACAGGTCCATCACAAGAAGATTTACTTGCAGAAATAAGAGATTTATTGAAAAAATAA
- a CDS encoding aspartate-semialdehyde dehydrogenase: protein MKVAVVGATGMVGEVMLKVLEERNFPVTELLLVASERSVGKKLTYKNNEYTVIGLADAVAAKPQIAIFSAGGDTSVEWAPKFAEVGTTVVDNSSAWRMDPTKKLVVPEINASELTKEDKIIANPNCSTIQMVMALAPLHEKYKMKRVIVSTYQSVSGTGVKAVKQLENEIAGIDGEMAYPYPIGRNALPHCDVFLENGYTKEEMKLAREPQKIFNDRTFSVSATAVRIPTAGGHSESVNVEFENDFDLADVRKMLHETPGVVVQDNTDTNTYPMPIYAHDKDEVFVGRIRRDETQPNTLNMWIVADNLRKGAATNTIQIAEYLVENDLV from the coding sequence ATGAAAGTAGCAGTTGTAGGAGCCACAGGTATGGTTGGCGAAGTGATGCTTAAAGTATTAGAGGAACGTAATTTTCCTGTTACAGAATTATTACTTGTAGCATCTGAACGCTCAGTTGGAAAAAAATTAACTTATAAAAATAACGAATATACCGTAATTGGTTTAGCTGATGCCGTTGCTGCTAAACCACAGATTGCTATTTTTTCTGCAGGTGGTGACACCTCTGTAGAATGGGCTCCTAAATTTGCAGAAGTTGGCACTACGGTCGTTGATAATTCTTCAGCTTGGAGAATGGATCCTACTAAAAAACTAGTAGTTCCTGAAATTAATGCCAGTGAATTGACTAAAGAGGATAAGATTATTGCTAATCCTAATTGCTCTACCATACAAATGGTTATGGCATTAGCTCCATTGCATGAAAAATATAAAATGAAACGTGTTATTGTTTCTACATACCAATCTGTTTCTGGTACAGGTGTAAAAGCTGTAAAACAATTAGAAAACGAAATAGCAGGTATTGATGGCGAAATGGCATACCCTTATCCTATTGGAAGAAACGCATTACCGCATTGTGATGTGTTTTTAGAGAACGGATACACAAAAGAGGAAATGAAATTAGCCAGAGAGCCTCAAAAGATATTTAATGACAGAACATTCTCTGTATCTGCTACTGCAGTTCGTATTCCTACTGCAGGTGGACATTCGGAATCTGTAAATGTAGAGTTTGAAAATGATTTCGATTTAGCCGATGTTCGTAAAATGCTTCATGAAACACCTGGTGTTGTTGTACAGGACAATACAGATACGAATACCTATCCTATGCCTATTTATGCACATGATAAAGACGAGGTTTTTGTAGGTAGAATTCGTAGAGACGAAACGCAACCAAACACGTTAAATATGTGGATAGTTGCCGATAATTTACGTAAGGGCGCTGCAACAAATACCATTCAAATAGCAGAATATTTGGTGGAAAATGATTTAGTGTAG